The genomic stretch ACACCTTGACAGCAGCAAGAAAGTCCTTTATAGGAGATCCCAGCCTTCTGTTCCCTCCCAGCAAGGGAAGCTCCTCCAGAAGAACTGCTTCTGCCGGTGGCCAGAAGGGCTACTTGGATAATGCTGGGTAATAAGAACTTCATATTACAGAGGCCTGTGCCAAGGCATAGCAAGCCAATTCTTTTCCTAtggtcctggcatcccatatggggactggtttgtgtcctggctgctccacttcccatccaattccctgcttttggcctgggaaagcagtgaatggctcaagtccttgggctccctgtacccatgtaggagctgctggctcttggttcagctccagtcattgcaaccccttggggagtgaaccaacagatggaagatcttactttgtctctccttttctctgtaactttacctttcaataaaaataaatcttatccaGGCAGTTGCTGCTGAGCTGCTGCTCATGTCAGCTACACCGGGCTCGAAGGGGGCTGCCGAATTCCTGTGACTGGCCAGAGATTAGCTACACCCCTCCTTGGAGGAGGGAAAGAAGCATAAAAAGAAACGGCTGGTCCAGAGTCCaaactcttacttttttttttttttaagacttatttatttttattgcaaagtcagatatacagagagatagagaaagatcttctgtccgatgatcaactccccaagtgaccataacagccaaaactgcaccgatctgaagccaggagccaggagctcttccgggtctcccacgcaggtgcagggtcccaaagcaatgggccgtcctcaactgctttttcaggccgcggggattagaactggcaaccatatgggatcctggtgcattcaaggcaaggacttcagtgactaggctaccgcgccgggccccaaactCTTGCTTTATGAATGTAAAATCTCTAGGCTGGTATAAGATCACCACAGTGTTCAGCCATGCCCGGATGATGGGTCTCTGTGTGGATTGCTCCACTGTGCTGTGTCAGCTCATGGGAGGGAAGGCCCAGCTCACAGAAGGCTGTTCCTTTAGAATAAAGCAACACTAATGACCCATGCTAATTTCTGGATTCGTGTTTTCTCACAGAAAGCCTTATCATAAGTTCAGATATTCTGGTGAATCTACAAAGATAATGTAATTTTACAAGGTGTACAAATTATCCCCTATTTTGATGTCAGTTTTTCAATAAAGTTTtgattatgggcaccagttccaatctcTGTGGCACcctttccaaccagctctctgcttgtgccctagaaaagcagtcgaggacagcccaaagccttgggatcctgcaccaatgtgggagatccggaagaggctctgggctcctggcttcggatcagtgcagtaccggccgttgtagtcacttgaagagtgaatattcggatgggagatctttttctctgtctctcctcctttatatatctgactttgtaataaaaaaataaatctttattaaaaaagaaaaatacgcattttctttagatttatgtgTATTGGTTTGCCTAAGTTAATAGAGCATACATATGTATGGTTTTAGACCCATCCATTCAGTAAGCTAGGTCAGGCATTTCCTTTGGTGTGTGCAGACACTAAGGAGACACCACCCCTTCTCAGTCTGTCTTTCAACAATCTTCAGAACTCCTGACATAACCGGGTCCCTTCCATTCCCACTATTTTTGGTACTTGTCTGTCTGCAGTCAGCTCCACGCGGAGACTGTTGTCAAAAGGGTTAGTTGTTTTTACTCGGCAGGATTGTCCTGAGGATGATAGGCAAATGCTTAGCAGTGACATAAGCACCAGTGACATGGCCCATTTCAAGTGCTTGGTTAGAACTTAATCCCCACTCCTCTGGAACAACCCTTACAAACCCAACCACGGGCTCTTGCTCAATTCATCTACACTCTGCTGGAGCCCCTCAGCAGCCCAAGTAGCCTCTAATGGTTACTCTGCCTTCAAGCCCTGATCCAACTCCTTCATAAAGCCTCTTCCAACACACAAGCCCAGTTTACTACTAGAAGATTCAATCATACCACACAAGCAGCCATTACTTAAGTGCTGTCTTTCGTAATCCAACCTGTTTACCTACTGCCCTTTCCATTTCCCAAACTGTAG from Ochotona princeps isolate mOchPri1 chromosome 6, mOchPri1.hap1, whole genome shotgun sequence encodes the following:
- the LOC131480548 gene encoding small ribosomal subunit protein eS27-like; amino-acid sequence: MNVKSLGWYKITTVFSHARMMGLCVDCSTVLCQLMGGKAQLTEGCSFRIKQH